The following proteins are encoded in a genomic region of Corticium candelabrum chromosome 11, ooCorCand1.1, whole genome shotgun sequence:
- the LOC134187056 gene encoding uncharacterized protein LOC134187056, protein MPLRAACSCSSSTGTGHVKGESDTQSAHNSCKMEIHANIAAENGEPDGRELAVSDTTGREKHTTPYKETTSFCDAYDHNNTRITNTTTRLRQLHDNEVKQDAYDESVQRVLQTKSADEVEGKESNFNGDHNMVDDEGSVDQATIVVQHNSGSRDICERSSKAILIEHKKDNPVHMEEKDSQNSSSQLSDKRLLSGGSGIRLALQQLPECQKDTATSYFSADHSTKELSDNNTADSDQETALLTTCVVEDVISNTCSASTESPKPSEETPTKAINSFPKQLVSPKIRELQKVLGFISDDATEIDGGTTDMTKALNPFDKRAAQDVHKFGLLKTPPIGSHSFPFHGD, encoded by the coding sequence ATGCCTCTTCGAGCAGCCTGCAGCTGCAGCTCGTCAACAGGTACCGGTCATGTGAAAGGAGAAAGTGACACACAATCAGCTCATAACTCTTGCAAGATGGAGATTCATGCGAACATTGCTGCTGAAAATGGTGAGCCAGATGGGCGAGAGTTAGCAGTATCTGACACGACAGGAAGGGAAAAGCACACGACACCTTATAAAGAAACAACATCATTCTGTGACGCGTACGATCACAACAATACACGTATCACCAATACAACGACACGTTTACGTCAGTTGCATGACAATGAAGTGAAGCAAGATGCATACGATGAATCTGTGCAGAGGGTGCTGCAAACTAAATCAGCAGATGAAGTTGAAGGTAAAGAAAGCAATTTCAATGGAGACCATAACATGGTTGATGACGAAGGAAGTGTAGATCAAGCAACTATAGTAGTACAACATAATTCAGGTTCAAGAGACATTTGTGAACGTTCTTCTAAGGCAATATTAATAGAACACAAGAAGGATAATCCAGTACATATGGAAGAGAAAGATAGTCAGAACTCGAGCTCACAGCTGTCCGATAAAAGATTACTGAGTGGGGGATCAGGCATTAGGTTAGCATTACAACAACTACCAGAGTGCCAAAAAGACACCGCCACATCATACTTCTCTGCAGATCATAGCACAAAGGAATTGTCTGATAATAACACTGCAGACAGTGATCAAGAAACAGCATTGCTTACTACATGTGTAGTTGAAGATGTCATCAGTAATACTTGTAGTGCAAGTACAGAGTCACCAAAGCCTAGCGAAGAGACACCTACTAAGGCTATTAATAGTTTTCCAAAGCAACTTGTTTCACCAAAAATCAGAGAACTGCAAAAAGTGCTGGGATTCATCTCTGATGATGCAACAGAAATAGATGGAGGGACAACAGATATGACAAAAGCACTAAATCCTTTTGATAAAAGAGCTGCACAAGATGTTCATAAGTTTGGTTTATTGAAAACCCCACCTATAGGCAGCCATTCATTTCCTTTTCATGGTGACTAA
- the LOC134187474 gene encoding coiled-coil domain-containing protein 181-like codes for MENSSPDSYASEESKRENSEESIQLVDEKGQDVTNVDEKCTQQTQDEDGEQVLVEKDGKFELVNASEVNAHWSPQSIQTVLEAINISDVGTMNDVLAEHGEEKAGNVKSTCIRETEAHNEVDVHPPDEEIRRILDELKAENSLVTSGSGNDNVHCDTEMTRALVSEPALQSLVSPVLQSEREVSVHAQNVLYFPSGGHLAASSINHRKEKLKYSNGPSNQQQDNEAARRLQAQEAFRAWLSAKKEQKKAKLQSTRIAMEMQQGFSWTARSQASREDCDARFGEWLQEKKRQRHRELQLQTRQQQLLDEEIVKPSEHEIETAYKRWLKGKKKQKFAAKTKAESVQKQQKLEARRIKQSLDMRFSMA; via the exons ATGGAAAACAGCAGTCCAGATTCCTACGCTAGCGAAGAAAGCAAGCGAGAAAACAGTGAGGAAAGTATACAACTTGTTGATGAGAAAGGCCAAGATGTGACGAATGTGGATGAAAAATGTACGCAGCAAACACAAGACGAAGATGGAGAACAAGTCCTGGTAGAAAAAGATGGAAAATTTGAGTTGGTCAATGCATCAGAAGTGAACGCTCATTGGAGCCCGCAGTCAATACAGACAGTCTTGGAGGCGATCAACATTAGCGATGTAGGAACGATGAATGATGTACTTGCAGAACACGGCGAAGAAAAGGCTGGAAATGTAAAGTCAACATGTATAAGAGAGACAGAGGCACATAATGAAGTTGATGTGCATCCACCTGACGAGGAAATCAGGCGTATTTTGGATGAACTAAAAGCAGAGAATAGTTTGGTTACTAGTGGATCCGGAAATGACAACGTTCATTGTGATACAGAGATGACCAGAGCACTTGTATCTGAACCTGCACTACAATCGCTCGTGTCACCAGTTTTACAGTCAGAAAGGGAAGTTTCTGTACACGCACAGAATGTACTGTACTTCCCTTCAGGTGGTCATCTAGCGGCTAGTTCTATAAATCACAGAAAAGAAAAGTTAAAATATTCGAATGGGCCCAGCAATCAGCAACAGGACAATGAAGCTGCAAGACGGCTTCAAGCTCAGGAAGCATTTAGGGCTTGGCTTTCTGCAAAGAAAGAACAGAAAAAGGCAAAATTACAGAGTACTAGAATTGCGATGGAAATGCAACAGGGCTTTTCATGGACTGCGAGATCACAAGCTAGTAGGGAGGACTGTGATGCTAGATTTGGAGAATGGCTTCAGGAGAAGAAAAGGCAGAGGCATCGTGAATTACAGCTACAGACCAGACAGCAGCAGTTATTGGATGAAGAAATAGTAAAGCCATCTGAACACGAAATTGAAACAGCTTACAAACG ATGGTTGAAGGGTAagaaaaagcaaaaatttGCAGCAAAAACAAAGGCAGAGTCTGtccagaagcagcagaaactGGAAGCAAGACGTATTAAACAGTCTCTTGATATGAG GTTCTCAATGGCTTAA